One genomic segment of Gasterosteus aculeatus chromosome 6, fGasAcu3.hap1.1, whole genome shotgun sequence includes these proteins:
- the LOC120820830 gene encoding uncharacterized protein LOC120820830 isoform X4: MDASMTSQYVFHLILAGLMGIHSEIVTVGKVSVKAGGSISIPCFYDQIYKNHVKYLCEGWPFWSCSIIVETTTTTTTKKNMSSGRFSISDDTNQGIFTVTINKLTDEDTQSHYWCAVKIRRSLDVKKELQLSVTSTGVPSLYVDQQEISAFDRGSVTIRCYYKNPSKKKWCKLNGMCVTDGRGSIDGTTVTINASVSNVFSVTMSGLRTESSGWYFCLNGEFEMPVRVTVHELPATTATTIIPHTPIFTETSPTTTQHSSPCTSAKPHTAHPTNSTLNGTLGDSLQEHTSSTKVMIITTTLFLLLLVFLMACFGWRTVMKKCNKTKPEHSDGTVGSQIGSNPDAHYSTIADTQHAAAQQQRNIPEESLTYSTIVMKDGVQQMTEPVEGSVTYSTVVIKDGVRIMTEPVEGSVIYSTLQIQRM; encoded by the exons ATGGATGCAAGCATGACTTCTCAGTATGTTTTTCACCTAATACTTGCTGGACTGATGG GAATTCACAGTGAAATTGTGACAGTGGGGAAAGTGTCTGTCAAGGCCGGAGGATCCATCTCCATCCCATGTTTCTATGATCAGATCTACAAAAACCATGTGAAATACTTGTGTGAAGGTTGGCCTTTCTGGTCCTGCTCCATAATAGttgagacaacaacaacaacaacaacaaagaagaaCATGAGTTCAGGAAGGTTCTCAATCTCTGATGACACAAACCAAGGAATCTTTACCGTGactatcaacaaattgacggaTGAGGACACTCAGAGTCATTACTGGTGTGCTGTGAAGATTAGAAGGAGTttggatgtaaaaaaagaacTCCAGCTTTCAGTCACCAGCACAG GTGTGCCAAGTCTGTATGTGGACCAACAGGAAATCAGCGCCTTTGATAGAGGAAGTGTGACTATCAGATGCTACTATAAAAAtccctccaaaaaaaagtgGTGCAAGCTGAACGGGATGTGTGTGACCGATGGGCGTGGATCAATTGATGGAACAACAGTGACCATCAATGCAAGTGTCTCCAATGTCTTCAGTGTGACTATGAGTGGACTGAGGACGGAGAGCAGCGGCTGGTATTTTTGTCTCAACGGAGAATTTGAGATGCCAGTGCGAGTGACTGTTCATGAGTTACCTGCTACTACTGCAACCACAATCATCCCCCATACACCAA tcttTACAGAAACGTCTCCAACTACTACGCAGCATTCCTCTCCGTGTACCAGTGCAAAACCGCATACAGCCCATCCCACCAACTCCACCCTGAATGGGACATTGGGAGACAGCCTGCAAGAACACACGAG TTCTACCAAGGTTATGATTATCACCACCACCCTCTTTTTACTGCTGTTGGTTTTTCTCATGGCCTGTTTTGGATGGAGGACAGTGATGAAGAAATGCA ATAAGACCAAGCCTGAGCACTCTGATGGAACTGTG GGCTCACAAATTGGGAGTAATCCTGACGCACATTACTCTACCATCGCTGATACTCAACATGCAGCAGCCCAGCAGCAG AGAAATATACCGGAAGAGAGTTTGACATACAGTACTATTGTAATGAAGGATGGCGTGCAACAAATG ACTGAACCAGTAGAAGGAAGTGTGACATATAGTACCGTTGTAATAAAGGATGGAGTGCGAATAATG ACTGAACCAGTAGAAGGAAGTGTGATCTACAGCACACTACAGATTCAGAGAATGTGA
- the LOC120820830 gene encoding uncharacterized protein LOC120820830 isoform X3, translated as MDASMTSQYVFHLILAGLMGIHSEIVTVGKVSVKAGGSISIPCFYDQIYKNHVKYLCEGWPFWSCSIIVETTTTTTTKKNMSSGRFSISDDTNQGIFTVTINKLTDEDTQSHYWCAVKIRRSLDVKKELQLSVTSTGVPSLYVDQQEISAFDRGSVTIRCYYKNPSKKKWCKLNGMCVTDGRGSIDGTTVTINASVSNVFSVTMSGLRTESSGWYFCLNGEFEMPVRVTVHELPATTATTIIPHTPIFTETSPTTTQHSSPCTSAKPHTAHPTNSTLNGTLGDSLQEHTSSTKVMIITTTLFLLLLVFLMACFGWRTVMKKCNKTKPEHSDGTVGSQIGSNPDAHYSTIADTQHAAAQQQQRNIPEESLTYSTIVMKDGVQQMTEPVEGSVTYSTVVIKDGVRIMTEPVEGSVIYSTLQIQRM; from the exons ATGGATGCAAGCATGACTTCTCAGTATGTTTTTCACCTAATACTTGCTGGACTGATGG GAATTCACAGTGAAATTGTGACAGTGGGGAAAGTGTCTGTCAAGGCCGGAGGATCCATCTCCATCCCATGTTTCTATGATCAGATCTACAAAAACCATGTGAAATACTTGTGTGAAGGTTGGCCTTTCTGGTCCTGCTCCATAATAGttgagacaacaacaacaacaacaacaaagaagaaCATGAGTTCAGGAAGGTTCTCAATCTCTGATGACACAAACCAAGGAATCTTTACCGTGactatcaacaaattgacggaTGAGGACACTCAGAGTCATTACTGGTGTGCTGTGAAGATTAGAAGGAGTttggatgtaaaaaaagaacTCCAGCTTTCAGTCACCAGCACAG GTGTGCCAAGTCTGTATGTGGACCAACAGGAAATCAGCGCCTTTGATAGAGGAAGTGTGACTATCAGATGCTACTATAAAAAtccctccaaaaaaaagtgGTGCAAGCTGAACGGGATGTGTGTGACCGATGGGCGTGGATCAATTGATGGAACAACAGTGACCATCAATGCAAGTGTCTCCAATGTCTTCAGTGTGACTATGAGTGGACTGAGGACGGAGAGCAGCGGCTGGTATTTTTGTCTCAACGGAGAATTTGAGATGCCAGTGCGAGTGACTGTTCATGAGTTACCTGCTACTACTGCAACCACAATCATCCCCCATACACCAA tcttTACAGAAACGTCTCCAACTACTACGCAGCATTCCTCTCCGTGTACCAGTGCAAAACCGCATACAGCCCATCCCACCAACTCCACCCTGAATGGGACATTGGGAGACAGCCTGCAAGAACACACGAG TTCTACCAAGGTTATGATTATCACCACCACCCTCTTTTTACTGCTGTTGGTTTTTCTCATGGCCTGTTTTGGATGGAGGACAGTGATGAAGAAATGCA ATAAGACCAAGCCTGAGCACTCTGATGGAACTGTG GGCTCACAAATTGGGAGTAATCCTGACGCACATTACTCTACCATCGCTGATACTCAACATGCAGCAGCCCAGCAGCAG CAGAGAAATATACCGGAAGAGAGTTTGACATACAGTACTATTGTAATGAAGGATGGCGTGCAACAAATG ACTGAACCAGTAGAAGGAAGTGTGACATATAGTACCGTTGTAATAAAGGATGGAGTGCGAATAATG ACTGAACCAGTAGAAGGAAGTGTGATCTACAGCACACTACAGATTCAGAGAATGTGA
- the LOC120820830 gene encoding uncharacterized protein LOC120820830 isoform X2: MGNKLSFDRRRHCHRHWSHYCHYNVLCTVDPLLTDERHLSRIHSEIVTVGKVSVKAGGSISIPCFYDQIYKNHVKYLCEGWPFWSCSIIVETTTTTTTKKNMSSGRFSISDDTNQGIFTVTINKLTDEDTQSHYWCAVKIRRSLDVKKELQLSVTSTGVPSLYVDQQEISAFDRGSVTIRCYYKNPSKKKWCKLNGMCVTDGRGSIDGTTVTINASVSNVFSVTMSGLRTESSGWYFCLNGEFEMPVRVTVHELPATTATTIIPHTPIFTETSPTTTQHSSPCTSAKPHTAHPTNSTLNGTLGDSLQEHTSSTKVMIITTTLFLLLLVFLMACFGWRTVMKKCNKTKPEHSDGTVGSQIGSNPDAHYSTIADTQHAAAQQQRNIPEESLTYSTIVMKDGVQQMTEPVEGSVTYSTVVIKDGVRIMTEPVEGSVIYSTLQIQRM, from the exons ATGGGGAACAAACTTTCTTTTGACCGTCGCCGTCATTGTCACCGTCACTGGAGTCATTATTGTCACTACAACGTTTTATGCACTGTTGATCCTCTCTTGACCGATGAAAGGCATCTATCAA GAATTCACAGTGAAATTGTGACAGTGGGGAAAGTGTCTGTCAAGGCCGGAGGATCCATCTCCATCCCATGTTTCTATGATCAGATCTACAAAAACCATGTGAAATACTTGTGTGAAGGTTGGCCTTTCTGGTCCTGCTCCATAATAGttgagacaacaacaacaacaacaacaaagaagaaCATGAGTTCAGGAAGGTTCTCAATCTCTGATGACACAAACCAAGGAATCTTTACCGTGactatcaacaaattgacggaTGAGGACACTCAGAGTCATTACTGGTGTGCTGTGAAGATTAGAAGGAGTttggatgtaaaaaaagaacTCCAGCTTTCAGTCACCAGCACAG GTGTGCCAAGTCTGTATGTGGACCAACAGGAAATCAGCGCCTTTGATAGAGGAAGTGTGACTATCAGATGCTACTATAAAAAtccctccaaaaaaaagtgGTGCAAGCTGAACGGGATGTGTGTGACCGATGGGCGTGGATCAATTGATGGAACAACAGTGACCATCAATGCAAGTGTCTCCAATGTCTTCAGTGTGACTATGAGTGGACTGAGGACGGAGAGCAGCGGCTGGTATTTTTGTCTCAACGGAGAATTTGAGATGCCAGTGCGAGTGACTGTTCATGAGTTACCTGCTACTACTGCAACCACAATCATCCCCCATACACCAA tcttTACAGAAACGTCTCCAACTACTACGCAGCATTCCTCTCCGTGTACCAGTGCAAAACCGCATACAGCCCATCCCACCAACTCCACCCTGAATGGGACATTGGGAGACAGCCTGCAAGAACACACGAG TTCTACCAAGGTTATGATTATCACCACCACCCTCTTTTTACTGCTGTTGGTTTTTCTCATGGCCTGTTTTGGATGGAGGACAGTGATGAAGAAATGCA ATAAGACCAAGCCTGAGCACTCTGATGGAACTGTG GGCTCACAAATTGGGAGTAATCCTGACGCACATTACTCTACCATCGCTGATACTCAACATGCAGCAGCCCAGCAGCAG AGAAATATACCGGAAGAGAGTTTGACATACAGTACTATTGTAATGAAGGATGGCGTGCAACAAATG ACTGAACCAGTAGAAGGAAGTGTGACATATAGTACCGTTGTAATAAAGGATGGAGTGCGAATAATG ACTGAACCAGTAGAAGGAAGTGTGATCTACAGCACACTACAGATTCAGAGAATGTGA
- the LOC120820830 gene encoding uncharacterized protein LOC120820830 isoform X1 gives MGNKLSFDRRRHCHRHWSHYCHYNVLCTVDPLLTDERHLSRIHSEIVTVGKVSVKAGGSISIPCFYDQIYKNHVKYLCEGWPFWSCSIIVETTTTTTTKKNMSSGRFSISDDTNQGIFTVTINKLTDEDTQSHYWCAVKIRRSLDVKKELQLSVTSTGVPSLYVDQQEISAFDRGSVTIRCYYKNPSKKKWCKLNGMCVTDGRGSIDGTTVTINASVSNVFSVTMSGLRTESSGWYFCLNGEFEMPVRVTVHELPATTATTIIPHTPIFTETSPTTTQHSSPCTSAKPHTAHPTNSTLNGTLGDSLQEHTSSTKVMIITTTLFLLLLVFLMACFGWRTVMKKCNKTKPEHSDGTVGSQIGSNPDAHYSTIADTQHAAAQQQQRNIPEESLTYSTIVMKDGVQQMTEPVEGSVTYSTVVIKDGVRIMTEPVEGSVIYSTLQIQRM, from the exons ATGGGGAACAAACTTTCTTTTGACCGTCGCCGTCATTGTCACCGTCACTGGAGTCATTATTGTCACTACAACGTTTTATGCACTGTTGATCCTCTCTTGACCGATGAAAGGCATCTATCAA GAATTCACAGTGAAATTGTGACAGTGGGGAAAGTGTCTGTCAAGGCCGGAGGATCCATCTCCATCCCATGTTTCTATGATCAGATCTACAAAAACCATGTGAAATACTTGTGTGAAGGTTGGCCTTTCTGGTCCTGCTCCATAATAGttgagacaacaacaacaacaacaacaaagaagaaCATGAGTTCAGGAAGGTTCTCAATCTCTGATGACACAAACCAAGGAATCTTTACCGTGactatcaacaaattgacggaTGAGGACACTCAGAGTCATTACTGGTGTGCTGTGAAGATTAGAAGGAGTttggatgtaaaaaaagaacTCCAGCTTTCAGTCACCAGCACAG GTGTGCCAAGTCTGTATGTGGACCAACAGGAAATCAGCGCCTTTGATAGAGGAAGTGTGACTATCAGATGCTACTATAAAAAtccctccaaaaaaaagtgGTGCAAGCTGAACGGGATGTGTGTGACCGATGGGCGTGGATCAATTGATGGAACAACAGTGACCATCAATGCAAGTGTCTCCAATGTCTTCAGTGTGACTATGAGTGGACTGAGGACGGAGAGCAGCGGCTGGTATTTTTGTCTCAACGGAGAATTTGAGATGCCAGTGCGAGTGACTGTTCATGAGTTACCTGCTACTACTGCAACCACAATCATCCCCCATACACCAA tcttTACAGAAACGTCTCCAACTACTACGCAGCATTCCTCTCCGTGTACCAGTGCAAAACCGCATACAGCCCATCCCACCAACTCCACCCTGAATGGGACATTGGGAGACAGCCTGCAAGAACACACGAG TTCTACCAAGGTTATGATTATCACCACCACCCTCTTTTTACTGCTGTTGGTTTTTCTCATGGCCTGTTTTGGATGGAGGACAGTGATGAAGAAATGCA ATAAGACCAAGCCTGAGCACTCTGATGGAACTGTG GGCTCACAAATTGGGAGTAATCCTGACGCACATTACTCTACCATCGCTGATACTCAACATGCAGCAGCCCAGCAGCAG CAGAGAAATATACCGGAAGAGAGTTTGACATACAGTACTATTGTAATGAAGGATGGCGTGCAACAAATG ACTGAACCAGTAGAAGGAAGTGTGACATATAGTACCGTTGTAATAAAGGATGGAGTGCGAATAATG ACTGAACCAGTAGAAGGAAGTGTGATCTACAGCACACTACAGATTCAGAGAATGTGA